A genomic region of Miscanthus floridulus cultivar M001 chromosome 3, ASM1932011v1, whole genome shotgun sequence contains the following coding sequences:
- the LOC136547398 gene encoding uncharacterized protein yields the protein MDSGAFEGGFVAGTSVMEQLINGGSAPVVAGAGASAAAPVAAGAGAGAAPGAANPVDVAVPVAGNGAVRAMRWTNTTSGFVLRRMAALVSDGSRPEKVFKDKDVNSVAKALKQFCGEVVSPTQVYNHLRKWRQKWARVSKLKDLSAALWDDQAHAIMLEQEHYLGHCKDHPKDAEFLNCPIRFYTEMEAIFANAMATGKFALGSGEALGQNQADSVGAKADGPPLTHTTVPSEQGGDSKATELLPTSSAAGPKRKRGNFSEEEMLMLTNMSDAVNNVANALRETGPAHVDANLYLAVMEMPGFSEEALIVAYTFLLDNKAQGRGFVNMSDAHRALWLRTFLAKNYYV from the exons ATGGATTCAGGTGCATTTGAGGGTGGGTTTGTTGCTGGTACTTCAGTGATGGAGCAGCTCATCAATGGTGGTTCTGCCCCTGTTGtagctggtgctggtgctagtgctgctgcccctgttgcagctggtgctggtgctggtgctgctccaGGTGCAGCAAACCCTGTTGATGTTGCTGTTCCTGTAGCTGGGAATGGGGCTGTGAGGGCAATGAGGTGGACCAACACCACCTctggctttgtgctaaggaggatGGCTGCCCTTGTTAGTGATGGTAGCAGGCCTGAGAAGGTTTTCAAGGACAAAGATGTGAATTCTGTGGCCAAAGCCCTCAAGCAGTTCTGTGGGGAGGTTGTTAGCCCAACTCAAGTGTACAACCACttgaggaagtggaggcagaaATGGGCTAGGGTGAGCAAGTTGAAGGACCTTAGTGCTGCTCTTTGGGATGACCAGGCTCATGCTATCATGCTTGAGCAAGAGCACTACCTTGGCCACTGCAAG GACCATCCTAAAGATGCAGAGTTTCTTAACTGCCCTATTAGGTTCTACACTGAGATGGAGGCTATCTTTGCTAATGCCATGGCCACAGGCAAGTTTGCACTTGGGTCTGGTGAAGCCTTAGGGCAGAACCAGGCTGACAGTGTTGGTGCCAAGGCTGATGGTCCTCCTTTGACCCACACCACAGTTCCCAGTGAACAGGGAGGGGATAGCAAGGCCACTGAACTGCTTCCTACCTCCTCAGCTGCTGGcccaaagaggaagagagggaactTCTCTGAGGAGGAGATGCTCATGTTGACTAACATGTCAGATGCTGTGAACAATGTGGCCAATGCTCTTAGGGAGACTGGACCTGCCCATGTTGATGCCAATCTGTACCTTGCTGTGATGGAGATGCCTGGCTTCAGTGAGGAGGCACTTATTGTTGCCTACACCTTCCTCCTggacaacaaggcccaaggcagggGCTTTGTGAACATGAGTGATGCCCACAGGGCCCTTTGGCTTAGGACCTTCCTGGCCAAAAACTACTATGTGTAG
- the LOC136547397 gene encoding protein ALP1-like, with translation MDLSLSRDMLCRKAAALTVVMVTFVSTRLKRKTPEPETPLPDPIALALIRDENEQHRQRTLRMIYNSTDSECISMIRMKRVAFFKLVRTFRERSLVTDREGVSVEEQVAMFLHVVGHNQRFRVVHQSFRRSIQTVHKHFHQVLYAVGELRNEMIKPASTTTHPKILGSHTWNPYFKDVIGFIDGTHFLARVPRRMQQAFRGRKKDPTQNVMVAVNCDLKFTYVLAGWEGSAHDATVLADAVAREDGLSLPEGKMFLVDAGYACKNGFLPPYRGVRYHLSEYGPRNRPTNARELYNLRHSSLRVTVERAIGALKGRFRILDNKPFHKYRTQVKLVVACAILHNWILGFGIDEVVPDEEGFTTSADPTNLPPAHLDQDSVDMAEIRDAICNAMWEGRGTNTS, from the exons ATGGATCTGTCTTTGAGCCGTGACATGCTGTGTAGGAAGGCAGCTGCCTTGACTGTTGTTATGGTTACCTTTGTATCCACTAGGCTGAAAAGGAAAACCCCTGAACCTGAAACCCCACTGCCTGATCCTATAGCACTGGCCctgattagggatgaaaatgaacAGCATAGACAGAGAACACTGAGAATGATATACAATTCCACTGATTCAGAGTGTATTTCTATGATTAGGATGAAGAGAGTTGCTTTTTTTAAGTTAGTGAGAACTTTTAGAGAGAGGAGTCTTGTCACTGATAGGGAGGGGGTGTCAGTAGAAGAGCAGGTTGCCATGTTTTTACATGTTGTAGGGCACAACCAAAGATTTAGGGTTGTCCACCAGTCCTTTAGGAGGTCCATCCAAACTGTCCACAAGCACTTCCATCAGGTGTTGTATGCTGTGGGTGAGCTTAGGAATGAAATGATAAAGCCAGCTAGCACTACCACTCACCCAAAGATTCTTGGAAGCCATACATGGAATCCATATTTTAAG GATGTCATTGGCTTTATAGATGGCACTCATTTCCTAGCAAGGGTTCCTAGGCGCATGCAACAAGCTTTTAGGGGTAGGAAAAAGGATCCCACCCAAAATGTGATGGTAGCTGTGAATTGTGATCTGAAATTCACTTATGTCCTGGCTGGCTGGGAGGGCTCTGCCCATGATGCAACTGTTTTGGCAGATGCTGTAGCcagggaagatggcttgagtttGCCAGAAG GTAAAATGTTCTTGGTAGATGCTGGGTATGCATGCAAAAATGGTTTCCTACCTCCCTACAGGGGGGTTAGGTACCATTTGTCTGAGTATGGCCCAAGGAACAGGCCCACCAATGCAAGGGAGCTCTACAACCTTAGGCACTCATCACTTAGAGTGACTGTGGAGAGGGCTATAGGTGCACTGAAGGGCAGGTTTAGGATCTTGGACAACAAACCCTTCCACAAGTATAGGACACAAGTGAAGCTTGTAGTTGCCTGTGCCATTTTGCATAACTGGATCctaggttttggcattgatgaagtAGTTCCTGATGAGGAAGGTTTCACTACTTCTGCTGATCCAACCAACCTGCCCCCAGCCCATCTGGACCAAGACTCTGTTGACATGGCTGAAATAAGGGATGCCATTTGCAATGCTATGTGGGAAGGGAGGGGAACAAACACTAGTTGA